A genome region from Natronobeatus ordinarius includes the following:
- a CDS encoding DUF7561 family protein, giving the protein MAKAACDGCGRAITVAGGVANLWTFGDRDGSDGTALTLELEDGTTHTLCFPCVEALPENPSLEDIDALETPDAADES; this is encoded by the coding sequence ATGGCGAAAGCAGCGTGCGACGGCTGTGGTCGAGCGATCACGGTTGCCGGTGGCGTCGCCAACCTCTGGACGTTCGGCGATCGCGACGGCAGTGATGGAACCGCGTTGACGCTCGAACTCGAGGACGGGACAACCCACACGCTGTGTTTTCCCTGCGTCGAGGCGCTGCCGGAGAACCCATCGCTCGAGGACATCGACGCGCTCGAGACGCCCGACGCCGCGGACGAATCGTGA